The Neosynechococcus sphagnicola sy1 genomic interval TTGAGATCAGCACCCCAAGCCCCAATCATCAGGTCATCAATGCCATCGCCATTGACATCTCCAGCACTGCCGACCGAATAGCCTGAGAGGTCATAAGCAGCAATGCCATTGAGGGCAAAGCCATTGCTGCCATTGAGACTGGAGAGACTGAGGGTGCTGCTRAAGCCACTGGTGGAGCCAAACACCACATAGCTCTGGCCGGAACCATCGATGCCATTGGGGTCGGCGCGATCAGCCCCAATCAGGAGGTCATCAATGCCATCGCCATTGACATCCCCCGCACTGCTGACCGAACCACCTGAGGAGTCACTCGCATTAATGCCATTGATTCTAAAGCCATTGCTGCCATTGAGGCTGGAGAGATTCAAGACTGAGCTGACCATAGTGTTTTTCCTGATTTAGGTAAGGACAAATGAGGTCAAGGGATCAGGGTGGAGGAAGAAGACTTTGAACGTTCTAAGAAAACCCCAGTTGTGACGTTTAATCTGGATAGCTAAGCTTGGGGCGACAGCATTTGCTCAGGCCGTACCCGCTGGTCAAATTCTTCCGGGGTGAGAAATCCCAAGGCAGTACAGGCTTCTCGAAGCGTTGTGCCGTCAGCATAGGCTTTGAGAGCTACTTTGGCGGCGCGATCGTACCCGATGTGGGGGTTGAGCGCTGTGACCAACATTAAGGAGTTATCCACGAACTGTTGAATCCTTTCCCGATTGGGTTGAATGCCAACCACACAGTAATCGGTAAAGGCATGGCAGGCATCCGTTAGCAATTCAATCGATCGCAGCACATTATGGATAATCAGCGGCTTATAGACATTCAACTCAAAATTGCCCTGAGACCCGGCGATCGTCACAGCAGTATCATTCCCCATCACCTGCACACAGACCATGGTGATCGACTCACACTGGGTAGGATTGACCTTCCCTGGCATAATCGATGATCCCGGCTCGTTGGCAGGTAAGATTAACTCCCCGAGTCCACAACGGGGTCCCGATCCCATCCATCGAAGATCGTTGGCAATTTTCATCAAGGAGCAGGCCAGGGTTTTCAGCACCCCACTGATCATCACCAGGGGATCATGACAGGCGAGGGCGGCAAACTTATTGGCAGCTGAAATAAAAGGAAAGCCCGTCAGATGGGCAATGGCAGCGGCAACTTGCACGGTAAATTCCGGGTGAGTATTCAACCCCGTGCCTACTGCGGTTCCCCCGATCGCCAGTTCGTAGAGGTGTCCCATTTCGTAGTCTAAGCGTTGCAAATTGTGATCGAGTTGGGTCACATAGCCAGAGAACTCCTGCCCCAGGGTTAGGGGAACCGCATCCATTAAGTGGGTACGCCCAATTTTGATAATGTCTTCAAAGGCAGTGGCTTTATCCGCCAATGTATCCCGGAGTTTTTGCACCGCCGGAATCAGGCGATGGTGAAGCTCTATCACTGTGGCAATGTGCATTGCCGTGGGGAAGGTGTCATTGGAGGACTGGGATTGATTGACGTGATCATTGGGATGAATCGGAGTTTTGCTCCCCAGCACCCCGCCTGCTAGGGCGATCGCACGGTTGGCAATTACCTCATTGACATTCATATTGGTCTGGGTACCGCTGCCCGTTTGCCAGATCCGTAGGGGAAAATGATCATCCAGCTTGCCTGCACTGACTTCCTCCGCTGCCTGGATAATTAACTGAGCCTTCTCTACCGGCAGTTTACCCAGTTCGCAATTGACGATCGCCGCGGCTTTTTTTAGGACACCCATCGCCCGTATAATTTCGATGGGCATGGTTAAGCGCCCAATGGGGAAATACATTAAAGCTCTGGCGGTCTGGGCACCCCAGTAGCGGTCAGCAGGGACGGCGATCGCCCCCATACTATCGGTTTCAAGACGAGGCTGAGCGGCAGCAGTAGAGTCAGATTGCATGACTAAAATCAGGAGTCACAGAACATTCCCCTGATCATAACTAGGGCATTGGATACTGCTCAGGGATCGGCTGGAATTAAATCAGAGATTTGAACTTGCGATCTAATTTCCGCCAGGGACTGATTACATCAACTACAGCAGAAATGAATAGCGTCTTCCATGTCAGCTGAGACTAAACAGCCCAGACCTATGACACCACTGCCCACTAGCACCAGTTCCTCGCGCCGCAGATGCACAACCCCCTCAGCGGTTGAGACATAGGTACCGTTGACACTTTGATCCTTGAGATAAAACTTGCCTCGACTGTATTCAATGATGGCGTGTCGGCGGGACGCCATTTTATTCTCGACCACGAGATCATTCCCCGGCTCTCGCCCCAGGGATAGTTCGGTGAGATCAGGGGTCAATTCTAGCTGATGACCCAGATACCGCAACTGCAAGTGTGTCCCCGGTGTTGCTGAAGAGGCTTGGGAAAAGTTCGCCACCGTGAGCACAGACTGACTGGCCTGCCAGAGGACTTCATAGAGATTTATAGGCTGTTTACGCCCCTTCACGGGGGTGCAGTCCATAAATCGGACATTGCTACGGTAGGCCATGGTTAAAGCCTGAAAGGTCTGATCGGTGGTCAAAATCTGCCCTGGTTTTGCCAGCGCCACCACCCGTGCTGCCACATTCACCACGTCGCCAAAAACATCTCCACTTTCCTGAATCACAGGGCCAAAGTTAACGCCAATGCGCAGACTCAACGCCACCTGAGAACGAACTGAAGACTCTTGCAGGCAAGACTGCATTTCACTGGCGGCTCCGACGGCCAGATCGGCTGTGGGAAAATAACTCATCACCTCATCCCCAATGGTTTTAACCACAGTGCCGCCGTACTGGATCACCACATCAAAGATCAGTGATAAATATTGTTTGATAATTTGCTGGGCTACGACATTGCCCAAACGCTCGTATAGAGAGGTGCTGCCACTGATATCAGCGAACACAATACCTAGGGAAGCATCCTTCGCAAGCATGACGAGGAGAATTGATGACCTGATCTCACTGGCTCTGTTGTAGCACTGATTGGGGCTTGAAGTATAGACGCTGTGATACAGGGACAATCCGCGATCGCTTAAAGGGGCTGGCATTTACCGGCTCGAATCAGCCCCACCCGTCGGGCGATCGCCTCCCCTGATGAGACAAAGGGTCCCCAGGTTTCCAAAATGATAGGTGGGTCGGGCTGAGAGGCAGGGGCAAGTTCCGGTGCATTGGCTGGGAGAATCTCACAATGCCCGTCGGGCCGTTTGACAATGAAGTAACTGGAGGAAGTTTCCATATCAACCCCGAAAAAGCAGGAGAAATGGTAGGCGATCAGTGAGATTTAGATCTAGGACAAAGTGGGTCAAAGCATTACAGAGTATGAATTGTCGCTATACTTTAGCACACATTAGTTGACATTCCCTTAAGCTTATTTTCGGCTAGCTAAGCTAATCACCTTACTCCAAGGGTTCCACGACTAGGCATATGCGGTTTGGAGGCGCAACAGCTTATACCTTAGGAAATTCACCACGTATTCATGCAAGATGAGATGTGAACTTTACTTTAGTTCCAAGAATTGAATCAATGGGTTATGAAAAGGCCATCCCTTTTTCGATTTTAAAAGCATTACTCATCGGTTAATTATAGGTTGTATTGCCTCGGCGATCGCTGTTTATGGAATTTCCTATTGGCAAGCTCGAAAACTGGTAGAGGATAATTTATCCGCCTGGATGAATGAGATTGCCCAGGCTCATATCAATACTGTGGCGCATGAAATTGAAGGGAAATTTATGGCGATGGAGCAGAGCTTCGTGATACCAATTCAAATCCTTCAGAAAGGGGGAACAGACCAAGATTATAATCCTATCCAAGATGATGGAGTATCCCTCTCTTCACTGCTAAAAATCCTGGTTGAGC includes:
- a CDS encoding integrin alpha, translated to MVSSVLNLSSLNGSNGFRINGINASDSSGGSVSSAGDVNGDGIDDLLIGADRADPNGIDGSGQSYVVFGSTSGFSSTLSLSSLNGSNGFALNGIAAYDLSGYSVGSAGDVNGDGIDDLMIGAWGADL
- the fumC gene encoding class II fumarate hydratase; its protein translation is MQSDSTAAAQPRLETDSMGAIAVPADRYWGAQTARALMYFPIGRLTMPIEIIRAMGVLKKAAAIVNCELGKLPVEKAQLIIQAAEEVSAGKLDDHFPLRIWQTGSGTQTNMNVNEVIANRAIALAGGVLGSKTPIHPNDHVNQSQSSNDTFPTAMHIATVIELHHRLIPAVQKLRDTLADKATAFEDIIKIGRTHLMDAVPLTLGQEFSGYVTQLDHNLQRLDYEMGHLYELAIGGTAVGTGLNTHPEFTVQVAAAIAHLTGFPFISAANKFAALACHDPLVMISGVLKTLACSLMKIANDLRWMGSGPRCGLGELILPANEPGSSIMPGKVNPTQCESITMVCVQVMGNDTAVTIAGSQGNFELNVYKPLIIHNVLRSIELLTDACHAFTDYCVVGIQPNRERIQQFVDNSLMLVTALNPHIGYDRAAKVALKAYADGTTLREACTALGFLTPEEFDQRVRPEQMLSPQA
- a CDS encoding adenylate/guanylate cyclase domain-containing protein; translation: MLAKDASLGIVFADISGSTSLYERLGNVVAQQIIKQYLSLIFDVVIQYGGTVVKTIGDEVMSYFPTADLAVGAASEMQSCLQESSVRSQVALSLRIGVNFGPVIQESGDVFGDVVNVAARVVALAKPGQILTTDQTFQALTMAYRSNVRFMDCTPVKGRKQPINLYEVLWQASQSVLTVANFSQASSATPGTHLQLRYLGHQLELTPDLTELSLGREPGNDLVVENKMASRRHAIIEYSRGKFYLKDQSVNGTYVSTAEGVVHLRREELVLVGSGVIGLGCLVSADMEDAIHFCCS